A region of the Salvelinus namaycush isolate Seneca chromosome 13, SaNama_1.0, whole genome shotgun sequence genome:
GATGCGGATCGCAGCGCTGGCTCGGCAGAACGAGGCTCTGAGGCGCCAACAGGAGGACCTGAAACTGCAGCTTATAAAGACATCAGTGGGTCTAGATATGTCATATAGCAGCACCTAGTACAGAGGCGAGGAGGACTAGCTAGTTGAATAAAAACAGCCAATACAAAGTCTTCCTACTCATGTCCTTCCCTTCCTCTGTCGTTTGTAGAGCTTCAGGACAGCTGTACAGATGTCTCCAGCTTCTGCTCCCCCCACAGTCAGAGTTAATGTGAAGGCACCACTGAGCACTAGGGCTACCACAGCATCACCACTCAGTGCTAGGCCCAGATCATCTCCTCTCAGGATCTCTCCCCTCACACAATCAGGTACGTCTACTGTGAACTGCATATGTTATGTTGATGGGGATGTTTTTGATAATGTAGGTGTTGATATAAATGTATATCTCTCTTCATAGGGACCAGCCCTTCCTCCAACCACATGCCCATCATCTCTAGCGTTTGCTCTCTTTCAACCCCTCCAGCCCCTTCAACACCTTCAAGGTAGGGCCACTGTCTGAGTGGTAGTCTCTCTTCTCTTGtatgctctctctcgctctctgtctctcttgtagTGTTTGTACTACGTATCATTGCCACAAGGGACAGAGAAATTCTGTCAATAATCATTGTTATTTGTTTAATGGTGCATAATAAGCCCCCATATCCTCTGTAGAATGAAGAGAACATTGGCCATGACCTCTGAAAGGGACACCAAAAGACCCAGGGTGAACGGTTTCCACCAAAACACCTCTATGGGATCCGCATCAACGGCAGCAGAGACGAATGTGTCATCCCCATCAGTCATCATCCCTATTGACGATGACGATGATGAGATCACAGATGACGATGACATTGTTATCTTGGAGACCAACAGCACCCCTATTCCAAAGAAGGCAACCTTTGACATGGCCAAGGTAAAGTCAGAGAGTAGGGCTGTGGAAACACCTTCTGGCACTGGCAACATTAGGACCAATGGCATAGGAACAAGCTCCGTGGAGACGGGAACCGCAGCGACCAACCTCTCCCCTCTACCACCTTCCTCAGAGCAGATGAGCATCACCACCCAGACAGACATACGGGGCGAAGtgaaggatgaagaggaggagcgAAAGAAAAAGGAGGAAGTagaaaaggagaaggagagaatagAGAACCGGACAAAAGTGAAGAACAAAGAAGAGGATGACaagaagagggagaaggaggaaagagaTAGGAAGAGAACAGAACCAGGCCCATCCTCTGCAGGCCCATCCTCTGCAGGCCCATCCTCTGCAGGCCCATCCTCTGCAGGCCCCTCCACACCAGGCCCCTCCACACCAGGCCCATCCTCTGCAGGCCCATCCTCTGCAGGCCCATCCTCTGCAGCCCCATCCTCTGCAGCCCCATCCACACCAGGCCCATCCACACCAGGCCCATCCACACCAGGTCCATCCTCTGCAGGCCCATTTTCTGCTGGCCCATCTGTCCCAGACCCATCAGACCTTCCTCGGATTGACTTCCGTAACCTGTCAGAGGCCCAGGATCAGCAAGATCAGCTGCTGGAGCTAATGCAGGCTGCAGCCCATGAGAGGGACCAGTTCAAGGAGCAGGTCCACAAGCTGACCTGCCAGCTCCATGACCTGGAGGGCAGCATGCAGGAGCATTCCCGGGCCGCTGTGAAGAGAGAGCAATGCCACCTGGCCTGTCAGACTGGAGCAGGGGATGGAGAACGAGAGCAGGCAGAGGGGAGTAAGGTCAGTGACCAGCTGGCTGTACAGGTAGACACTCTGCTCCAGGACCTCAGCAATGCCAACTGTGAACGTGACATGCTACGCTCCCAGGTGAGTGGCCATTTTATCCCCCCTACCTTTATAAGTATGCTGTTGATATTTTACCATACCTTGAAAAAGGCTAGCTTGATGGAAACCTGATGTACCAGGTGTGTGGAGGATGGTGAGGTGGTGATGGGGCAATGCATCATACTGTGTGTAAGTGAACATGAATCAGTTTGTCTATCTGATGTGATTTCTTATCTTCCTCCGCATAATCATCTGCCGTCCATTCCCTTTTGTGTCCCTGTCTACTCTCCCACCCCCAGGTGGAGGCTATGAAAGAGGAGAGGGGCAACCTCTGGTCCCAGTGTGAGACGCTGCAGCTGGACGTGGTGGAGCTGAGGAGGGAGAAacaagagtgggagagagagaaagaggagaaagagaaagaggagagagagaaacaggagagagaagcagctcaGGCTGCAGCTGcccagacagagaggggagacgtAGCAGCCACTAGTGCTGCTAATGGCTCGACCTCGGAGGCACCCCAGACGTGAGGATAAGATTTTCACTTCTGTTTCCTTCAGTATTCCTGTATGGTCATCAACTCACCAGTgggttcagaaagtattcataccccttgacttaatccaccttttgttgtgttacagcctgaattcaaaatggatgaaattgaaAAATGTTCTCACCCACAGAATACCttataatgacagtgaaaacatgtttctaagagctttgcacacctggattgtacaatatttgtaaattattgttttaaaaaaatcttcaagctcttaagttggttgctgatcattgctagacagcctttttaagtcttgccatagatcttCAAGCAACTTGAAGTTTATTGTCCTGCTTAAAGGTTAATTTGTCTCCCATTCTGTTAgaatgcagactgaaccagattttcctctaggattttgcctgtgcttagctctattctgttttgtCCTAAAATACTCTTTAGTTCTTGCCAaggacaagcatacccataacatgatgcagccaccaccatgcctgGAAATATGAagtgtggtactcagtgatgtttgtgttggatttgccctaatCATAGCATTTTATATTCAGGACAGAAACTGCCTTATTTGCGaacaggattcatgttttggaatattttttattctgtacaggctttcttctctTCACTCTGTAATGTAGTGGAgtaacaatgttgttgatccatcctcagttttctcctatcacagccattaaactctgttttaatgtcaccattggcctcatggtgaaatccctgagcattttccttcctctccggcaactgagtgtattgatacaccatccaaagtgtaataacttcaccatgcttaattaaagggatattcaatgtcttctttaaaaaaaaaatatttatacccatctaccaataggttcccttctttgcgaggcattggaaaaactggtctttgtggttgaatctgtttgaaattcactgctcaactgagggccCTTCATATGATTatctgtggggtacagagatgaggtagtcattaaaaaaaaacgtattacctgacttgttaagcacatttttactccagaACTTATATAGGCCTACCAtaacaaaggggatgaatacttattgacttaagacatttaaacttttcattttttattaatttgtaaaaacataattccactttgacataatggggtattgtgtttaggcccGTGACagtcaatttaatccattttaaattcaggctgtaacacaacaaattgtggaaaaagtcaaggggtgtgaatactttctgaaagcactgtacatgAACACCCTTTTtccctttgtctgtctctctctcagattgAGGGAGCTTCGGAGGAGCATTGGTCGTCTCCTTGTCACGTTTGTCCCGGCATTGGACCTCGAACAAGTCAACTACGACTGTCCAGTCATCGACGAGATCCTCGATCAGGTTCTTACTGATGTGGAGACGTTGGGGCCTGCGTAAGGGCCTGGGGCGGGATATGGATGGAGGGGTTGTCCTCCATCTAACTCTGTGAGGAGAGGCAGACCTGGAGATGGTCACAGAGACTTCCTGCCTCTCCTTTTACCTCGGCGTTTTTacactttttaaatgtattttctatGGATTTTTTACAAGTGAAAGAGGGAATGAACTGAAAAGTATTTATTTGTATTGCTGTACAAACACTTTTATATTGTTCCATGACCATGGTGGTACTTAATGATGCAACAAACAGTAAGCTATTTTGCACTGAAACTTTGGGGTTACTGAGTTCAACCTCTCCTTCTCACAAACACTTACTACTCCAATGTGGATGGAGGCTCTAGAATCTTGTCAGTGTTCCGGGAAGATGTTTTTCTCTTCGATAACAGGTGACCACAGTGAACTTTCCTGGAATGATGTCAGGAACAGAGGAGTTTTCACTTGATGAGTTAAGGGACGTAGTCTCCGCCATGATCTGCTCTGTGGCTTGGTAGAAGGACCCCCTTCTCTTCCAAAACAGATCTAGCCATCAGTTCTACATCGTTCCCAGATCAAGACAGATTAAGTTCAGTATTCAATGTTGCATTCACTCTTATGTGCTCATGTTCATTTATATGCTAAGAAATAATGAAGACTTTTTCACCCAAATCTTGAGTtaacatatatttttattttgtgttGTATGTTTTATAACTAGGAGTACGATATCCATAACCTCTCCCCTCACTCTTGTCACGCGTTTGTCTTATCAGAGTACTATCAATCCCTCTCTGTTCTTTTGAGCTGAGACTGATGTTTCTCTTGAAATAACAGGGTTTTTGCACTCCAGAGGATTTCAAACTTATTCCTACCTCTGGGACACTAACAAAATTATTAAGTAAAAGTTAAGTTCCGTATGCGGGCGGAGATTGTAATGCAAGAGATGGGGGATGAGTCCAGAGAGGtgcagtgcattcagaccccttgactttttccacattttgttacgttacagccttattctaaaattgatcaaatagtttcccccccctcatcgatctacacacaataccccataatgacaaagcaaaaacagtttgacaattttgctaatttataaaaaataaaacctgaaatattacatttacataagtattcagaccctttgctcagtactttgttgaagcaccttaggctgcgattacagccttgagtcttcttaggTTTTttacgttacaagcttggcacctgtatttggggagtttctcccattcttctctgcagatcctctcaagctctgtcaagttggatgggcagcgttgctgcacagctattttcaggtctctccagagatgttcgatcgggttaaagtctgggctctggctgggccactcaaggacattgagacttgtcccaaagccactcctaatgttgtcttggctgtgtgcttaggatcgttgtcctgttagaaggtgaaccgtcgccccagtctgaggtactgagtgctctggagcaggttttcatcaaggatctctgtactttgctctgttcatctttcccttgatcctgtctagtctcccagtccctgccgctgaaaaacatccccacatcatgatgctgccaccaacatgcttcaccgtagggatggtgccatgtttcctccagacgtgacgcttaccATTCAGGCccaggagttcaatcttggtttcatcagaccagagaatcttgtttctcatggactttaggtgccttttggcaaactccaagcgggctgtcatgtgtcttttactgaggagtggcttccatctggccactctaccataaaggcctgattggtgaagtgctgcagagatggttgtccttctggaaggttctcccatctcaacagagtaactctagagctctgtcagtgatcatcgtgttcttggtcacctccctgaccaaggcccttctcccccaattgctcagtttggccgggcggccagcttgaGGAAGAGTCGTGGTGGATCCtaacttcttccaattaagaatggaggaggccactgtgttcttggggcccttaaatgctgcagaaatgttttggtacccttccccagatttgtgcctcgacacaatcaatTCTCgtagctctacggataattcccttgacctcatggcttggttttttctctgacaggcactgtcaactgtgggaccttatagacaggtgtgtgcctttccaaatcatgtccaatcaaattaatttaccccaggtggactcccaagttgttgaaacatcaaggatgatcaatggaaaccggatgcccctgagctcaatttcaagtctcattgcgaaagagtctgaatacttacgtaaataaggtgttttttatttttaataaatgagcaaaaatgtctgaacctgtttttgctttgtcgatattgggtattgtgtgtagattgctgaggaaaaatatttatttaatccattttagaataaggctgtaatgtaatttttttgggggaaaagtcaagtggtctgaatactttctgaaagcactgtatttcAAAGCAGGATCAAATTGTTAGCCAGCACAAACTACTCCAAACTTTCTAGTTCATAAAGAAAGATTGACTCATTGAGGTCATGCAACTGACTCAATATCTTCAATGATCCATATTTAACTGAACCTTTTAATAAACTGGAAAATCAGCAGCTATATCTGGAATGTTTATCAAAGTTAACTGGTTAATTTATTCATCCTGGTTAATTTATTGATTTGTGATTCATCCCTCAATTGGGATTAGAGAGTGGGAATGTGCTTTGTTTTCTCGACACGAGGGAATTTTGGTTGTCCTTTTAGCAATGCAACTGTCCCGGATGTAttatttctttaaaaaatatatttatttttttcactgtTCTAA
Encoded here:
- the LOC120058441 gene encoding MORC family CW-type zinc finger protein 3-like isoform X2 — translated: MASQVQRGVPLSALCPKFLHTNSTSHTWPFSAIAELIDNAYDPDVNAKQFWIDKTQFKGQDCLIFMDNGNGLDYEKMHKMLSFGYSDKTVINGQHPIGLYGNGFKSGSMRLGRDAIVFSKSLDGDTMHVGMLSQSYLAQIKAEQIIVPIVSFQRVAHNQFRVNEKHKASLQDILYYSLFKTENELLTELKAINSTCSMGSSGTRIIIWSLRRTLTGQTEFDFTTSSYDIRIPLDVLESTSEQYRRSELLTKPESYYSLRAYCSILYLKPRMQIVIRGQKVKTELISKSLAYIAKDYYKPNFVNRRIPITFGYNTKSKDQYGIMMYHKNRLIKPYERVGVQLKANIQGLGVIGVIECNFLEPTHNKQDFDNTDKYRKTINNLGVKLEDYWKEIRFKRDKEDPNSTVPVEDTMKRPDQNWVQCDTCLRWRKLPDGIDCRLLPEKWFCHMNPDPQFRSCMVEEEPEDSDDDQPSYQKTYKQHERNTKMQQEWKRQQSFRTAVQMSPASAPPTVRVNVKAPLSTRATTASPLSARPRSSPLRISPLTQSGTSPSSNHMPIISSVCSLSTPPAPSTPSRMKRTLAMTSERDTKRPRVNGFHQNTSMGSASTAAETNVSSPSVIIPIDDDDDEITDDDDIVILETNSTPIPKKATFDMAKVKSESRAVETPSGTGNIRTNGIGTSSVETGTAATNLSPLPPSSEQMSITTQTDIRGEVKDEEEERKKKEEVEKEKERIENRTKVKNKEEDDKKREKEERDRKRTEPGPSSAGPSSAGPSSAGPSSAGPSTPGPSTPGPSSAGPSSAGPSSAAPSSAAPSTPGPSTPGPSTPGPSSAGPFSAGPSVPDPSDLPRIDFRNLSEAQDQQDQLLELMQAAAHERDQFKEQVHKLTCQLHDLEGSMQEHSRAAVKREQCHLACQTGAGDGEREQAEGSKVSDQLAVQVDTLLQDLSNANCERDMLRSQVEAMKEERGNLWSQCETLQLDVVELRREKQEWEREKEEKEKEEREKQEREAAQAAAAQTERGDVAATSAANGSTSEAPQTLRELRRSIGRLLVTFVPALDLEQVNYDCPVIDEILDQVLTDVETLGPA
- the LOC120058441 gene encoding MORC family CW-type zinc finger protein 3-like isoform X1; its protein translation is MASQVQRGVPLSALCPKFLHTNSTSHTWPFSAIAELIDNAYDPDVNAKQFWIDKTQFKGQDCLIFMDNGNGLDYEKMHKMLSFGYSDKTVINGQHPIGLYGNGFKSGSMRLGRDAIVFSKSLDGDTMHVGMLSQSYLAQIKAEQIIVPIVSFQRVAHNQFRVNEKHKASLQDILYYSLFKTENELLTELKAINSTCSMGSSGTRIIIWSLRRTLTGQTEFDFTTSSYDIRIPLDVLESTSEQYRRSELLTKPESYYSLRAYCSILYLKPRMQIVIRGQKVKTELISKSLAYIAKDYYKPNFVNRRIPITFGYNTKSKDQYGIMMYHKNRLIKPYERVGVQLKANIQGLGVIGVIECNFLEPTHNKQDFDNTDKYRKTINNLGVKLEDYWKEIRFKRDKEDPNSTVPVEDTMKRPDQNWVQCDTCLRWRKLPDGIDCRLLPEKWFCHMNPDPQFRSCMVEEEPEDSDDDQPSYQKTYKQHERNTKMQQEWKRQQYEDEQKKAERMRIAALARQNEALRRQQEDLKLQLIKTSSFRTAVQMSPASAPPTVRVNVKAPLSTRATTASPLSARPRSSPLRISPLTQSGTSPSSNHMPIISSVCSLSTPPAPSTPSRMKRTLAMTSERDTKRPRVNGFHQNTSMGSASTAAETNVSSPSVIIPIDDDDDEITDDDDIVILETNSTPIPKKATFDMAKVKSESRAVETPSGTGNIRTNGIGTSSVETGTAATNLSPLPPSSEQMSITTQTDIRGEVKDEEEERKKKEEVEKEKERIENRTKVKNKEEDDKKREKEERDRKRTEPGPSSAGPSSAGPSSAGPSSAGPSTPGPSTPGPSSAGPSSAGPSSAAPSSAAPSTPGPSTPGPSTPGPSSAGPFSAGPSVPDPSDLPRIDFRNLSEAQDQQDQLLELMQAAAHERDQFKEQVHKLTCQLHDLEGSMQEHSRAAVKREQCHLACQTGAGDGEREQAEGSKVSDQLAVQVDTLLQDLSNANCERDMLRSQVEAMKEERGNLWSQCETLQLDVVELRREKQEWEREKEEKEKEEREKQEREAAQAAAAQTERGDVAATSAANGSTSEAPQTLRELRRSIGRLLVTFVPALDLEQVNYDCPVIDEILDQVLTDVETLGPA